Proteins found in one Actinokineospora alba genomic segment:
- a CDS encoding GNAT family N-acetyltransferase, which translates to MIREAVAGDFERLREIEVLAGEVFRTVGMDFIADMPPPPVEVLAEFAGDGRCWVAVEDGVVGGYLLAEVVDECAHVAQVSVDPRFRGRRLGARLIDHLDAWARARGLAGLTLTTYRDLPWNGVYYAKIGFEVVEPTPGLAALVAHEAGLGLDPALRVCMRR; encoded by the coding sequence ATGATTCGCGAAGCGGTGGCAGGCGACTTCGAGCGGCTGCGGGAGATCGAGGTCCTCGCGGGTGAGGTGTTCCGGACGGTCGGGATGGACTTCATCGCCGACATGCCGCCGCCGCCCGTCGAGGTGCTCGCGGAGTTCGCCGGGGACGGGCGGTGCTGGGTGGCCGTCGAGGACGGGGTCGTCGGTGGGTATCTGCTCGCCGAGGTGGTCGACGAGTGCGCGCATGTCGCGCAGGTGAGTGTTGATCCGCGGTTTCGGGGGCGGCGGCTCGGGGCGCGGCTGATCGATCACCTCGACGCTTGGGCACGCGCGCGGGGGCTGGCGGGGCTGACCCTGACGACCTACCGGGACCTGCCGTGGAACGGGGTCTACTACGCGAAGATCGGGTTCGAGGTCGTGGAGCCGACGCCCGGGTTGGCCGCGTTGGTGGCGCACGAGGCCGGGCTTGGGCTGGATCCGGCGCTGCGGGTGTGCATGCGGCGATGA
- the tsaD gene encoding tRNA (adenosine(37)-N6)-threonylcarbamoyltransferase complex transferase subunit TsaD: protein MTIILGIESSCDETGVGIVRLDRDGGVELLADEVASSVDQHVRFGGVVPEIASRAHLEAMVPTMRRAFEVAGLGLSDVDAITVTCGPGLSGALLVGVSAAKAYAMSLGVPLYGANHLAGHVAADTLDHGPLPSPCLALLVSGGHSQLLRVDDLSGKITEIGSTIDDAAGEAYDKVARVIGLPYPGGPPIDKAAQRGNPKAIAFPRGLTGPRDAKYDFSFSGLKTSVARWVEARERDGEEIPVDDVCASFQEAVADVLTAKAVRAATELGIGTMVISGGVAANSRLKVLAAERCAAAGIELRVPRPRLCTDNGAMMAALGAHLVAAGVQPSSLDLSANPALPVSTVSV, encoded by the coding sequence GTGACGATCATCCTGGGCATCGAGAGCTCCTGCGACGAGACCGGCGTCGGCATCGTCCGGCTCGACCGCGACGGCGGCGTCGAGCTGCTCGCCGACGAGGTCGCGTCCAGCGTCGACCAGCACGTCCGGTTCGGTGGTGTGGTGCCGGAGATCGCCAGCCGCGCGCACCTGGAGGCGATGGTCCCGACCATGCGCCGCGCGTTCGAGGTCGCGGGCCTCGGGCTGTCCGATGTGGACGCGATCACCGTCACCTGTGGACCTGGGCTGTCCGGCGCGCTGCTAGTGGGTGTCTCGGCCGCCAAGGCGTACGCGATGTCGCTGGGCGTACCCCTCTACGGCGCCAACCACCTGGCGGGCCATGTCGCCGCCGACACGCTCGACCACGGTCCGCTGCCGTCGCCGTGCCTGGCGCTGCTGGTCTCCGGTGGCCACAGCCAGCTCCTGCGGGTGGACGACCTGTCGGGCAAGATCACCGAGATCGGCTCGACCATCGACGACGCCGCGGGCGAGGCCTACGACAAGGTCGCCAGGGTCATCGGCCTGCCCTATCCCGGCGGCCCGCCGATCGACAAGGCCGCCCAGCGCGGCAACCCCAAGGCGATCGCCTTCCCGCGAGGCCTCACCGGTCCCCGCGACGCCAAGTACGACTTCTCGTTCTCCGGGTTGAAGACGTCGGTCGCCCGCTGGGTCGAGGCCCGCGAGCGCGACGGCGAGGAAATCCCGGTCGACGACGTCTGCGCGTCCTTCCAGGAAGCCGTCGCCGACGTCCTGACCGCGAAGGCCGTGCGCGCCGCCACGGAACTCGGCATCGGCACCATGGTCATCTCCGGAGGGGTCGCCGCGAACTCCCGCCTCAAGGTCCTGGCCGCCGAACGCTGCGCCGCCGCGGGCATCGAACTGCGCGTCCCGCGCCCTCGCCTGTGCACCGACAACGGCGCCATGATGGCCGCCCTCGGCGCCCACCTCGTGGCGGCGGGCGTCCAACCGTCCTCTTTGGACCTCTCGGCGAACCCGGCCCTGCCGGTCTCGACGGTCTCGGTCTAA
- the rimI gene encoding ribosomal protein S18-alanine N-acetyltransferase, giving the protein MRLEPLRREDLRRCAELEKILFSGEDPWSESAFASELDWGHYYLGAYVDDKLVGYAGLSVAGAPGDMEASVHTLGVDPAFQRQGIGELLLRALLARADEESAAVFLEVRTDNKSAIALYEKHGFTTIGLRRRYYQPSGADAFTMARPENAGVPVEETT; this is encoded by the coding sequence GTGCGCCTCGAACCGCTGCGGCGCGAGGACCTGCGCCGCTGCGCCGAACTGGAGAAGATCCTGTTCTCCGGCGAAGACCCGTGGAGCGAGTCCGCGTTCGCCTCGGAGCTGGACTGGGGTCACTACTACCTCGGCGCCTACGTCGACGACAAGCTCGTCGGCTACGCCGGACTGTCCGTGGCCGGGGCGCCCGGCGACATGGAAGCCAGCGTCCACACCCTCGGCGTCGACCCGGCGTTCCAGCGCCAGGGCATCGGCGAGCTGCTGCTGCGCGCCCTGCTCGCCCGGGCCGACGAGGAGTCCGCCGCCGTGTTCCTCGAAGTGCGCACGGACAACAAGTCCGCCATCGCGCTCTACGAGAAGCACGGCTTCACCACCATCGGCCTGCGCCGCCGCTACTACCAGCCCTCGGGCGCCGACGCCTTCACCATGGCGCGGCCCGAGAACGCCGGAGTCCCCGTGGAGGAGACCACGTGA
- the tsaB gene encoding tRNA (adenosine(37)-N6)-threonylcarbamoyltransferase complex dimerization subunit type 1 TsaB, with the protein MLVLAVDTATPAVTAGVVELTDGRPRVLAECVTVDAKAHGELLTPHVRDALAAAGRTLADLDAIVCGIGPGPFTGLRAGMVTAAALGHSLDRPVYPVCSLDAIAADAPGEPLLVVTDARRREVYWAAYDGARLTEPAVTPPAELAERIAELGVVRAAGYGAKLYAEVLGLPVVDPDHPSPLGLVAAADFTADPGPLTPLYLRRPDAVEPGARKRVSPR; encoded by the coding sequence GTGCTGGTACTCGCTGTGGACACCGCTACGCCCGCGGTCACCGCCGGTGTCGTCGAACTGACCGACGGGCGCCCCCGCGTGCTGGCCGAGTGCGTCACGGTCGACGCCAAGGCCCACGGGGAACTGCTCACCCCGCACGTGCGCGACGCCCTCGCCGCGGCCGGTCGAACACTCGCCGACCTCGACGCGATCGTCTGCGGCATCGGCCCGGGCCCGTTCACCGGTCTGCGCGCGGGCATGGTCACCGCCGCCGCCCTCGGCCACAGCCTCGACCGGCCCGTGTACCCGGTCTGCTCGCTCGACGCGATCGCCGCCGACGCCCCTGGTGAGCCGCTGCTGGTCGTCACCGACGCGCGTCGCCGCGAGGTCTACTGGGCCGCCTACGACGGTGCCCGGCTCACCGAGCCCGCCGTCACCCCGCCCGCCGAACTCGCCGAGCGGATCGCCGAACTCGGCGTCGTCCGCGCCGCGGGCTACGGCGCCAAGCTCTACGCCGAGGTCCTGGGCCTGCCCGTCGTCGACCCGGACCACCCGAGCCCGCTCGGGCTGGTCGCCGCCGCCGACTTCACCGCCGACCCCGGCCCGCTCACCCCGCTGTACCTGCGCAGGCCCGACGCGGTCGAGCCCGGCGCGCGCAAGCGGGTGAGTCCGAGGTGA
- a CDS encoding acyl-CoA synthetase, with amino-acid sequence MLPTLAVPDEREALRFGSDVLTHAELAAAAKAVAAQVGGARRVAVWATPTLQTCVAVVGVLLAGAAVVPINPKIGERELAHILGDSSPDLVIGGPDGVTVDVTARLDGPLPAEADPESPAFVVYTSGTTGPPKGVLLPRRAIASNLDALAQAWEWTAADTVVHALPLFHVHGLILGVLGPLRLGGAVHHIGKFDTHAIAAALSGSATVMFGVPTMYHRLAADCEADADLAAAVGRARLLVSGSAALPATDHARITKATGQEVVERYGMTETLMNCAVRASGDRRPGFVGPPVDGVEVRLVDSGALVPDGEIGEIEVRGPNLFLGYLNRPDATAEALRDGWFRTGDMAVRSPDGYVRIVGRRATDLIKSGGYKIGAGEIENALLEHPGVAEVAVTGEPDEDLGERIVAWVVPSGEPPSAKELADHVAALLSPHKRPRVVHYLDALPRNEMGKVTKRALHA; translated from the coding sequence CTGCTGCCCACCCTGGCTGTTCCGGACGAGCGTGAAGCGCTCCGATTCGGGTCCGACGTCCTCACCCACGCCGAGCTCGCCGCGGCGGCCAAGGCGGTCGCGGCCCAGGTGGGCGGGGCCCGCCGGGTCGCCGTGTGGGCCACTCCGACCTTGCAGACCTGCGTCGCCGTCGTCGGCGTCCTGCTCGCGGGGGCGGCGGTGGTGCCGATCAATCCGAAGATCGGCGAGCGCGAACTCGCGCACATCCTGGGCGACAGCTCACCCGACCTGGTGATCGGCGGCCCCGATGGGGTGACGGTCGACGTGACGGCCCGGCTCGACGGGCCGCTGCCCGCCGAAGCCGACCCGGAGTCGCCCGCGTTCGTCGTCTACACGTCGGGCACCACCGGGCCGCCGAAGGGCGTGCTCCTCCCCCGCCGGGCCATCGCGTCGAACCTGGACGCGCTCGCGCAGGCGTGGGAGTGGACGGCCGCGGACACGGTGGTGCACGCGCTGCCGCTATTCCATGTGCACGGCCTGATCCTCGGGGTGCTCGGCCCCCTGCGGCTGGGCGGCGCGGTGCACCACATAGGCAAGTTCGACACGCACGCGATCGCGGCGGCCCTGTCCGGCTCGGCGACGGTCATGTTCGGCGTCCCGACGATGTACCACCGGCTCGCGGCGGACTGCGAGGCCGACGCCGACCTGGCCGCGGCGGTCGGGCGGGCCCGGCTGCTGGTGTCCGGTTCGGCGGCGCTGCCCGCGACCGACCACGCGCGGATCACGAAGGCGACGGGTCAGGAGGTCGTCGAGCGGTACGGGATGACCGAGACCCTGATGAACTGCGCCGTGCGCGCGTCCGGCGACCGGCGGCCCGGTTTCGTGGGGCCCCCGGTCGACGGCGTGGAGGTGCGGCTGGTCGACTCCGGCGCCTTGGTGCCCGACGGCGAGATCGGCGAGATCGAGGTGCGGGGGCCGAACCTGTTCCTGGGCTACCTGAACCGCCCGGACGCGACGGCGGAAGCGTTGCGGGACGGGTGGTTCCGGACCGGGGACATGGCGGTGCGGTCGCCGGACGGGTATGTGCGGATCGTCGGTCGGCGGGCCACGGACCTGATCAAGAGCGGCGGCTACAAGATCGGCGCGGGCGAGATCGAGAACGCGCTGTTGGAGCACCCGGGGGTCGCGGAGGTCGCGGTGACGGGTGAGCCGGACGAGGACTTGGGCGAGCGGATCGTGGCGTGGGTGGTGCCTTCGGGTGAGCCGCCGTCAGCGAAGGAGTTGGCCGACCACGTGGCCGCACTGCTGTCACCACACAAGCGCCCGCGGGTGGTTCACTACCTGGACGCGTTGCCGCGCAACGAAATGGGCAAGGTCACCAAGCGAGCGCTGCATGCCTGA
- a CDS encoding carboxyl transferase domain-containing protein yields the protein MPDEGARHLIAAITTDFTEFPPKALAPGDGPLGWAGYGEARERASQTSGETESVVCGEGRVGGVAAVLVVFDFRFLGGSVGSATGDRIEYAFTRARETRTPLVSLIATGGSRMHEGMLSLHQLQRVARQSTLLHQAGVPQISVLRDPTTGGLWASLGAGADVVIGVEEAQVGFAGRRVRPIGDDPAYTAEGQLANGHIDEVCALEDVDSVLTEWLLLLSSGAPEPAEVPRALGSAEPASDAWSAVRHARSAARPHAESYLDDYFDVRRPISGDRCGGVDAGMLCGIGLRGRHAVAYAAQTGTATTPAGFRTAARLIRLAERLGISVLTLVDTPGAANDAAAERAGAGPAIAELFATVAAARVPVTTLVIGEGGSGGALALAAPDRTWITPDAYFSVIAPELCAAILKRSPEEVPGTAEQLRLRPSDLVELGVVRGIAD from the coding sequence ATGCCTGACGAGGGAGCGCGGCACCTGATCGCCGCCATCACCACCGACTTCACCGAGTTCCCCCCGAAAGCCCTGGCACCTGGTGACGGACCGTTGGGATGGGCCGGCTATGGGGAGGCACGTGAACGGGCTTCGCAGACATCAGGTGAAACCGAGTCCGTGGTGTGCGGTGAAGGTCGCGTGGGTGGCGTCGCGGCCGTGCTCGTGGTGTTCGACTTCCGATTCCTGGGTGGGTCGGTCGGCAGTGCGACGGGTGACCGAATCGAGTACGCGTTCACTCGGGCCAGGGAAACCCGGACGCCGTTGGTCTCGCTGATCGCCACCGGCGGCAGTCGGATGCACGAGGGAATGCTTTCCCTGCACCAACTCCAGCGCGTCGCACGGCAGTCGACCCTGCTGCACCAAGCGGGCGTTCCGCAGATCTCGGTACTCCGCGACCCCACGACGGGCGGGCTGTGGGCTTCGCTCGGCGCGGGGGCGGATGTGGTCATCGGGGTCGAGGAGGCACAGGTTGGGTTCGCCGGTCGGCGGGTGCGGCCAATCGGTGACGACCCGGCTTATACGGCTGAGGGGCAGCTTGCCAACGGGCATATCGATGAGGTGTGCGCCCTCGAAGATGTCGATTCAGTCTTGACGGAATGGTTGCTGCTGCTGAGTTCTGGGGCGCCTGAGCCTGCCGAGGTACCGCGGGCGCTGGGATCTGCCGAGCCCGCTTCCGATGCTTGGTCGGCGGTTCGGCACGCCCGGTCGGCGGCTCGGCCGCATGCCGAATCCTATTTGGACGATTACTTCGACGTGCGGCGGCCGATTTCCGGGGATCGTTGCGGTGGCGTGGATGCGGGGATGTTGTGCGGGATCGGGCTGCGAGGGCGGCATGCCGTTGCCTACGCGGCACAGACTGGGACCGCCACCACGCCCGCCGGGTTCCGGACAGCGGCTCGACTGATTCGGTTGGCCGAGCGGTTGGGGATCTCTGTGCTGACTTTGGTCGATACGCCAGGGGCAGCGAATGATGCCGCTGCTGAGCGGGCGGGAGCCGGGCCTGCCATCGCGGAATTGTTCGCGACCGTGGCGGCGGCGCGGGTGCCCGTGACAACTCTGGTGATTGGCGAAGGCGGGTCGGGCGGAGCATTGGCGTTGGCGGCGCCGGATCGGACCTGGATCACTCCGGACGCCTATTTCTCGGTGATCGCCCCGGAGTTGTGTGCGGCGATTTTGAAACGGTCGCCGGAGGAGGTTCCGGGTACCGCGGAGCAGTTGCGGTTGCGGCCGTCGGATCTTGTCGAGCTTGGGGTGGTTCGGGGGATCGCGGACTAG
- a CDS encoding HAD family hydrolase, whose product MRAVIFDWGGTLTPWVTMDMRAGWQIYADIIHADDPEQAKAIAEALLAADNAAWSRCRAEATAFTLSHVLTEVGVPEHEAAWAAYRAFWDQATYTDPEVTPLLTELRARGLRTGVLSSTSWPGTWHEEILIRDNVRHLFDACVWSSDLEYTKPHPKSFEAAMHAIGIDDPADCVYVGDRPHDDINGAKSAGMKAILIPHSDIPVDQQVPVDVEPDAILHRLSDLPKILDSWK is encoded by the coding sequence ATGCGAGCGGTGATCTTCGACTGGGGCGGCACCCTCACCCCTTGGGTGACCATGGACATGCGCGCCGGCTGGCAGATCTACGCCGACATCATCCACGCCGACGACCCGGAGCAGGCCAAGGCCATCGCCGAGGCGCTGTTGGCCGCCGACAACGCGGCCTGGTCGCGCTGCCGAGCGGAGGCCACGGCGTTCACACTGAGCCACGTGTTGACCGAGGTGGGCGTGCCGGAGCACGAGGCGGCTTGGGCTGCGTACCGGGCTTTCTGGGACCAGGCCACGTACACCGACCCCGAAGTGACCCCGCTGCTGACCGAACTCCGCGCTCGCGGCCTGCGCACCGGCGTCCTGTCGTCCACATCCTGGCCCGGCACCTGGCACGAGGAAATCCTGATCCGCGACAACGTCCGCCACCTCTTCGACGCGTGCGTGTGGAGCAGCGACCTGGAGTACACCAAGCCGCACCCGAAGTCCTTCGAAGCCGCCATGCACGCCATCGGCATCGACGACCCGGCGGACTGCGTCTACGTCGGCGACCGCCCCCACGACGACATCAACGGTGCCAAGTCGGCGGGGATGAAGGCGATCTTGATCCCGCACAGCGACATTCCCGTGGACCAGCAGGTCCCGGTGGACGTCGAACCGGACGCGATCCTGCACCGCCTGTCGGACCTGCCGAAGATCCTCGACAGCTGGAAGTAA
- the tsaE gene encoding tRNA (adenosine(37)-N6)-threonylcarbamoyltransferase complex ATPase subunit type 1 TsaE has protein sequence MAETIELPQVEDTLDFGRKLGEMVRPGDLILLAGPLGAGKTVVAKGIAAGLGVHGRVSSPTFIIAREHQAGDRGIPLVHVDAYRLGGDLTELDDLDLDTELVDAVVVIEWGEGAAERLSEDHLLIRLDRRPDDSRVATLEPHGNWTDRRIG, from the coding sequence GTGGCTGAGACGATCGAACTGCCCCAGGTCGAGGACACCCTCGACTTCGGCCGCAAACTCGGCGAGATGGTGCGCCCCGGCGACCTGATCCTGCTCGCCGGCCCGCTGGGCGCGGGCAAAACCGTTGTCGCCAAAGGGATTGCCGCCGGACTCGGGGTGCACGGCCGAGTCAGCAGCCCGACTTTCATCATCGCCCGCGAACACCAGGCAGGCGACCGCGGCATCCCCCTGGTCCACGTCGACGCGTACCGCCTCGGCGGCGACCTCACCGAGTTGGACGATCTGGACCTGGACACCGAGCTGGTCGACGCCGTCGTCGTCATCGAATGGGGCGAAGGCGCCGCCGAGCGGCTCTCGGAGGACCACCTCCTCATCCGCCTGGACCGCCGCCCCGACGACAGCCGGGTGGCCACCCTCGAACCCCATGGAAACTGGACCGACCGCCGGATAGGCTGA
- a CDS encoding alpha/beta fold hydrolase: MSVTNRVLAGVGMAIAGGAVVAGVIRARRPEELHAGEALGALPPTRVSTVAAADGAALSVEEVDPDDGGKPELTVVLVHGFALSRRCWHFQRQGLAAMTEPRVRQVLYDHRSHGRSALTDEASSTIEQLALDLDDVIRAMAPDGPLVLVGHSMGGMAIMELAEKNPELFADRVEGVALIGTSAGEVGKSGLSRPLLSKYNPLTRYLGRFADWQPGLVELVRASGGQLTRQAVRRLAFGSRSVSPSLVDFLMDMLNVTPVRVLADFIDTLGSHNRYAALAGLKHSRVLVIGADEDRMTPFEHTERIALELPDAVLVRARGAGHMVMLEQPDFVNEHLADLLRDCARGAGAGRRKWWRRG; encoded by the coding sequence GTGAGCGTGACCAACCGGGTTCTGGCTGGCGTCGGCATGGCGATCGCGGGCGGCGCCGTCGTCGCGGGCGTCATCCGGGCCCGCAGGCCGGAGGAACTGCACGCGGGCGAAGCTCTGGGAGCGCTGCCGCCCACTCGGGTCAGCACCGTCGCCGCCGCTGACGGTGCGGCGCTGTCCGTCGAGGAAGTCGACCCGGACGACGGCGGGAAGCCTGAACTGACAGTCGTTCTCGTGCACGGGTTCGCCCTTTCCCGCCGCTGCTGGCACTTCCAGCGCCAGGGTCTCGCCGCCATGACCGAACCCCGTGTGCGGCAAGTGCTTTACGACCACCGAAGCCATGGCCGCTCCGCGCTGACCGACGAGGCGTCGAGCACGATCGAGCAGCTCGCACTCGACCTGGACGACGTCATCCGCGCCATGGCGCCGGATGGCCCGCTGGTGCTCGTGGGGCATTCGATGGGCGGCATGGCCATCATGGAGCTGGCCGAGAAGAACCCGGAGCTGTTCGCCGACCGGGTCGAAGGCGTCGCGCTCATCGGCACGTCCGCGGGTGAGGTGGGCAAGAGCGGTCTCTCCCGTCCGCTGCTGTCGAAGTACAACCCGCTGACCCGCTACCTGGGCCGTTTCGCCGACTGGCAGCCAGGTCTGGTCGAACTCGTGCGCGCGAGCGGCGGCCAGCTCACCCGGCAGGCGGTGCGCCGACTCGCCTTCGGCTCACGCAGCGTGAGTCCCAGCCTGGTCGACTTCCTGATGGACATGCTCAATGTGACGCCGGTGCGGGTGCTGGCCGACTTTATCGACACTTTGGGCAGCCACAACAGATATGCGGCTCTGGCGGGGTTGAAGCACAGCCGGGTGTTGGTGATCGGCGCCGACGAGGACCGGATGACGCCGTTCGAGCACACCGAGCGCATCGCGTTAGAACTGCCCGACGCCGTGCTGGTCCGAGCCCGCGGCGCTGGGCACATGGTCATGTTGGAACAACCCGATTTCGTGAACGAACACCTGGCCGACCTGCTGCGCGACTGCGCGCGCGGCGCGGGCGCCGGGCGGAGGAAGTGGTGGCGTCGTGGCTGA
- the alr gene encoding alanine racemase: MPDQPRAEVTVDLDHIRHNVALLSARAAGAETMAVVKADGYGHGAVPVARAALSAGATWLGVASVHEAAVLRAAGITAPILAWLDVPGAEAPPDVDLSVSSVEQLAGLSGRRIHLKIDTGLSRNGCPRSAWPELVAAAAASDNEVYAVWSHLACADEPGHPSVDRQAERFAEAYQVALDAGLKPRRHLANSAATLDRKDLHFDLVRVGIAMYGLNPLPYHEDLRPAMTFRSSVVLVKRIDAGESVSYGHTWTADRATNLALVPVGYADGVSRSLSGRFDVFLGGRRRPVRGRVCMDQIIVDCGDDEVLVGDEVVLFGTGDRGEPTAREWADIIGTIDYEIVTGMYRARVARRYLGESS; the protein is encoded by the coding sequence ATGCCTGACCAGCCGCGCGCCGAGGTGACGGTCGATCTCGACCACATCCGGCACAACGTCGCGCTGCTGTCCGCGCGCGCCGCGGGCGCGGAGACGATGGCCGTGGTGAAAGCCGACGGCTACGGCCACGGCGCCGTGCCGGTGGCCCGCGCCGCCCTCTCGGCCGGGGCGACCTGGCTGGGTGTGGCGTCCGTGCACGAGGCCGCGGTACTGCGCGCGGCCGGGATCACCGCGCCGATCCTGGCCTGGCTCGATGTCCCCGGGGCCGAGGCCCCTCCCGACGTCGACCTGTCGGTGTCCTCTGTGGAGCAGTTGGCAGGCCTGTCCGGCAGGCGGATCCACCTGAAGATCGACACTGGCCTGAGCCGCAACGGCTGCCCGCGCTCGGCGTGGCCCGAGCTGGTCGCCGCCGCGGCCGCGTCGGACAACGAGGTGTACGCCGTGTGGTCGCACCTCGCGTGCGCCGACGAACCTGGCCATCCATCGGTCGACCGTCAGGCCGAGCGGTTCGCCGAGGCGTACCAGGTCGCGCTCGACGCCGGTCTGAAGCCACGCAGGCACCTGGCGAATTCCGCGGCCACCCTCGACCGCAAGGACTTGCACTTCGACCTGGTGCGCGTGGGCATCGCCATGTACGGGCTGAACCCGTTGCCGTACCACGAAGACCTGCGTCCGGCGATGACGTTCCGCTCGTCGGTCGTGCTCGTCAAACGGATCGACGCGGGCGAATCAGTCTCTTATGGGCACACCTGGACCGCCGACCGGGCCACGAATCTGGCCCTGGTGCCGGTGGGTTACGCGGACGGCGTCTCCCGGTCGCTGTCCGGCCGGTTCGACGTGTTCCTCGGCGGCAGGCGTCGTCCGGTGCGCGGCCGGGTCTGCATGGACCAGATCATCGTCGATTGCGGCGACGACGAAGTCCTTGTGGGGGACGAAGTCGTGCTGTTCGGCACCGGCGATCGCGGCGAGCCCACCGCGCGCGAGTGGGCCGACATCATCGGGACGATCGACTACGAGATCGTGACCGGCATGTACCGCGCACGCGTGGCCCGCAGGTATCTGGGCGAGTCGTCGTGA
- a CDS encoding NAD(P)H-hydrate dehydratase — translation MRGVWTTARVREAEDKVLARTPEGALMRRAAHGVALHTMRLLRSTTGAVAGRRVVLLVGAGNNGGDALWAGAFLRKRSVGVTAVLLAPERAHAEGLEALLWAGGRIGTAEDLDSAHVVVDGIVGLSARGSLRPDAAALVSRVRAPIVAVDLPSGVDPDTGAVDGPAVDAQVTVTFGALKPVHFLSPRCGEVHFVDLGLDLADPDFEVFDTEDVGRAWPLPGPSDDKFTQGVVGIAAGSTTYPGAAVLSVGAAVRATSGMTRYAGPAADEVRQRWPEVVATGSVEDAGRVQAWVVGPGLGTGKASRDVVASVLGAGVPTVVDADGITLLAEHPTLWDARDPEVPVLLTPHDREFARVAEPLGVDLGADRVAAARALAAKLNATVLLKGHATVIAAPDGRVAVNAARSHWLATAGSGDVLSGLSGALLAAGLEPRLAGACAAFVHVRAGELAASGAPTSASAIVDALPDAIRGVSRFRHA, via the coding sequence GTGCGGGGCGTCTGGACCACCGCGCGCGTCCGGGAGGCCGAGGACAAGGTCCTCGCCCGGACGCCGGAGGGCGCCCTCATGCGCCGCGCCGCCCATGGCGTGGCGCTTCACACCATGCGGCTGCTGCGCTCGACGACCGGCGCAGTGGCTGGTCGGCGGGTCGTGCTGCTGGTCGGCGCGGGCAACAACGGCGGCGACGCGCTGTGGGCGGGGGCGTTCCTGCGCAAGCGTTCCGTGGGCGTCACGGCGGTGCTCCTCGCGCCGGAACGGGCCCACGCCGAAGGTCTGGAAGCCCTGTTGTGGGCTGGTGGTCGGATCGGCACGGCCGAGGATCTCGACTCCGCGCACGTGGTGGTCGACGGGATTGTCGGGCTGTCCGCGCGCGGCTCTTTGCGGCCGGACGCCGCCGCCCTGGTCTCGCGGGTGCGGGCGCCGATCGTCGCGGTGGATCTTCCCAGCGGCGTCGACCCGGACACCGGAGCCGTCGACGGACCTGCGGTCGACGCCCAGGTCACGGTCACTTTCGGCGCGCTCAAGCCGGTCCACTTCCTGAGCCCGCGCTGTGGCGAGGTGCACTTCGTCGATCTAGGGCTCGACCTGGCCGACCCGGACTTCGAGGTGTTCGACACCGAGGACGTGGGCCGGGCGTGGCCGCTGCCGGGTCCATCGGACGACAAGTTCACCCAGGGCGTGGTCGGGATCGCGGCCGGGTCGACGACCTATCCGGGTGCGGCGGTGCTCTCGGTCGGTGCCGCGGTGCGCGCCACCTCGGGCATGACCCGCTACGCCGGGCCCGCCGCCGACGAGGTCCGGCAGCGCTGGCCCGAGGTCGTCGCGACCGGCTCGGTCGAGGACGCGGGCCGCGTGCAGGCGTGGGTCGTCGGACCGGGTCTGGGCACGGGCAAGGCCTCCCGTGACGTGGTGGCCTCGGTCCTGGGCGCGGGGGTGCCGACCGTCGTGGACGCCGACGGCATCACCTTGCTCGCCGAACACCCCACGCTCTGGGACGCCCGCGACCCCGAGGTCCCGGTGCTGCTCACCCCGCACGACCGCGAGTTCGCCCGCGTCGCCGAACCGCTCGGTGTCGACCTCGGCGCCGACCGGGTCGCCGCCGCCCGCGCGCTGGCGGCGAAGCTGAACGCCACCGTGCTCCTCAAGGGGCACGCCACCGTCATCGCCGCGCCCGACGGGCGGGTCGCGGTGAACGCCGCCCGGTCGCACTGGCTGGCCACGGCCGGGTCCGGCGATGTCCTTTCCGGACTGAGCGGAGCCCTGCTCGCGGCCGGTCTGGAACCGAGGCTCGCGGGCGCGTGCGCGGCCTTCGTGCATGTGCGCGCCGGTGAGCTGGCCGCGTCCGGGGCTCCCACCTCCGCCTCGGCCATCGTGGACGCGCTGCCCGACGCGATCCGCGGTGTGTCACGATTCCGTCATGCCTGA